The Solanum pennellii chromosome 4, SPENNV200 genomic interval NNNNNNNNNNNNNNNNNNNNNNNNNNNNNNNNNNNNNNNNNNNNNNNNNNNNNNNNNNNNNNNNNNNNNNNNNNNNNNNNNNNNNNNNNNNNNNNNNNNNNNNNNNNNNNNNNNNNNNNNNNNNNNNNNNNNNNNNNNNNNNNNNNNNNNNNNNNNNNNNNNNNNNNNNNNNNNNNNNNNNNNNNNNNNNNNNNNNNNNNNNNNNNNNNNNNNNNNNNNNNNNNNNNNNNNNNNNNNNNNNNNNNNNNNNNNNNNNNNNNNNNNNNNNNNNNNNNNNNNNNNNNNNNNNNNNNNNNNNNNNNNNNNNNNNNNNNNNNNNNNNNNNNNNNNNNNNNNNNNNNNNNNNNNNNNNNNNNNNNNNNNNNNNNNNNNNNNNNNNNNNNNNNNNNNNNNNNNNNNNNNNNNNNNNNNNNNNNNNNNNNNNNNNNNNNNNNNNNNNNNNNNNNNNNNNNNNNNNNNNNNNNNNNNNNNNNNNNNNNNNNNNNNNNNNNNNNNNNNNNNNNNNNNNNNNNNNNNNNNNNNNNNNNNNNNNNNNNNNNNNNNNNNNNNNNNNNNNNNNNNNNNNNNNNNNNNNNNNNNNNNNNNNNNNNNNNNNNNNNNNNNNNNNNNNNNNNNNNNNNNNNNNNNNNNNNNNNNNNNNNNNNNNNNNNNNNNNNNNNNNNNNNNNNNNNNNNNNNNNNNNNNNNNNNNNNNNNNNNNNNNNNNNNNNNNNNNNNNNNNNNNNNNNNNNNNNNNNNNNNNNNNNNNNNNNNNNNNNNNNNNNNNNNNNNNNNNNNNNNNNNNNNNNNNNNNNNNNNNNNNNNNNNNNNNNNNNNNNNNNNNNNNNNNNNNNNNNNNNNNNNNNNNNNNNNNNNNNNNNNNNNNNNNNNNNNNNNNNNNNNNNNNNNNNNNNNNNNNNNNNNNNNNNNNNNNNNNNNNNNNNNNNNNNNNNNNNNNNNNNNNNNNNNNNNNNNNNNNNNNNNNNNNNNNNNNNNNNNNNNNNNNNNNtgttgggaattaaacacacaacacacacaaataatctagagaaaagagaaacagaacacaaacgggacacacaagaatttaacgtggttcggtttccctactccacgactgtaacaggaggatttttatttcacttgtgctgctatggaattacaaatacaaggatcatatttataggaaagccaaatggttaacctagggtttcagtaatgggtcgggccggctcacaagcctccacaaagcccaacaatttACAATGTCAATACTTGTGAGTAATAGTGAGACAAATTATGTGAAAGTATTGGAAGATGGATGAAGAGATGGGCTGTTATGGTATGGTTGTTCAACAATGGTGATGGAGGAAATGTACGGGTGGGGTGGTTTTCTTGAGTGACGAGACAGAGAGgtggaaaaaagaaaaggaaaaaacccaaaaaagttgagaaaatctaataaaacacaaaattaaaaaaaaatcatatttaaaaaagaagtcAAGGAAGTATTTTTGAAACGAAAAATGGCCAAAATTACCCTTCAACTATTCAAAACAAACCAAACATACCCTTTAACTATATTTTGGCTTACTATTGGATCGCTTCTACCCTTCCTTTTAACGGAATAAGATGTGGCTTCCAATGTGTAAATGATAATGCTACATGGATATCCACCTAAGCACACCCACCCCAACCCATTAGAAGATCCAACCTTCCCCTTTCTCTTCCACCGTCCACTCCACAAACAATTTCATCGGCACTATTTTGGCCCCATCGGACTTCATTATCTCTGTAAAAATTCGCCCATACTCGCCACACCCTTCCTCCTTCGTTACCACACTGTCGAAACCCCTCTCACTTGGGTCAACCTTTTGTCCAATGTCAATGGTGTTGACTCTTGAGATGCCCAACTCTATACCATAATTGTCTCCTCTTCTTCAAGAGCTCTATTGGATAAGTATCGATTTCTTCGATAGAGAAATTGGGTTTGTTAAAATCAAGCAACCTAACATTTACGTGGACAATCATCTCATCGCTTGACTTCCGTTAAATTTCATCGACGCGTTCTAATTATTGTATTCAATAGTACAGAggtttatataaattaatggaTTGTTGTGTTATTTGTGTCAATGTTGTTAGATGATGTCAGTATTTTGCTTGATTCTGGCAACTTTGTGCCTTCTCCAGGCAACACTAGACAGTAATGAACGATTTTGAACCAATAGTAAGTTGGAAAAGGtagttttgagccaaaatatagTTGAAGGGTATATTTGGTCTATTTCGAATAGTTGAAGGGTAGTTTCAACccttttccatttttaaaattatcttctTATCAGTTTTTTACCCTCACATGCCTTCAAGAAAGTGAACACATTCTTTATGCCATGTCAGCACTTAAGGGTATATTTATATTGCTTTAAAAtagttcaagggggtaataaGACCCCGTAAAATATAAGTGCGTAGTTGAGAATCTGGTTATAGGTTGAGGGGGCATTTAACTATTTTCTCCTCCTATATATGGTGATGTCCATGGTAAACTACAACTTTGTCATACCCTGTCTAGCTACCTTTTTCAAATACTTCTTCGGCCTACCACCACCACCTCCTCTGGAACCACCAATAGCACACCTCTCACATCTCCACGGGTGTATTTGTGCATCTCCTCCTTACATGCTCCAACCATCTTACCCTGGTTTCCTACAACTTGTCCTCCATCGCGGCCACTCCTACCTTGTCTTACATATCTTCATTGCTAATCTCATTTCTCCTAGTATGCCCACAGATCcaccacaacatcctcatttcTGCAGCTTTCATCTGTTGAGTTCTTGACTGGACAACTCTCtgcacatacaacatagttGGTCTAACTACCACTCAGTAAAACttgcttttgaattttgatgGCACATTTTCATCACACAATACTCTAGATGTGAGCCTCTATTTCATTTACCATGCACCAATATGATGTGTGCATCATCATAAATCTTCGTTTCTTGGATAATAGACCTAATATACGTGAAACTTCGTTTATTTTGGAGGGACTGTGCATGAAGCCTCATTTCCATGCCAGCCTTAGGCATTATGTCACTAAACTTGCATTCCACGTATTTTGTCTTAGTTCTACTCAACCTGAACCCTTTAGACACCCGGGTCCGACTCCAAACCTCCAGTTTGGCATTTCTTCTGTCGCGGTTCTCATCAAGCAAAACGATGTCAATAACATATACCATGAAACCTCACCTTGGATTATCTTGGCTAAGAAATGATCATGGTGCAGCCCCATCACAATTGGAAGTGCTCCGAGTCTCCTCCGTTGTCCTTATCCGGGTCTTTAGATTTATCGCACATATCCTTGATCGACCTATTGTACACCACAAGAGATTTGAAAATAACACGAGAAGTGATAAAAGATTATCTGAATAAAGGGAAGTAATTAATTCAGCTAATCAAGtttaaaagtaacaaaaaaatgttACTAATTCTGTCAAAAAAATTTCTCTGtcaaaaaaagtaacaaaaaaatgttACTAATTAGAGGTGTAAAATCATCTTCTGAGGTTCTATTAAGCTGGAGTTGTCGGGATCTTTTTCTTGAATCATATTAGGAGAAAATATgtgtaaatgaaaaataaaactagctatttgacatatttccttttcaatcatagtaaagagtaaaaaaataaaggtAGTCTGATGCACAAAACATACACAGGGTCCGGGGAAGGACTGCACCCCAAAGGGTGTGGTGTAAACATGCTACCCtgtgttaggttttatttgctNACCACACTGTTGAAACCCCTCTCACTTGGGTCAACCTTTTGTCCAATGTAATGGTGTTGACTCTTGAGATGCCCAACTCTATACCATAATTGTCTCCTCTTCTTCAAGAGCTCTATTTGATAAGTATCGATTTCTTCGATAGAGAAATTGGGTTTGTTAAAATCAAGCAACCTAACATTTACGTGTACAATCATCTCATCGCTTGACTTCCGTTAAATTTCATCGACGCGTTCTAATTATTGTATTTAATAGTACAGAGGTTTATAGAAATTAATGGATTGTTGTGTTATTTGTGTCAATGTTGTTAGATGATGTCAGTATTTTGCTTGATTCTGGCAACTTTGTGCCTTCTCCAGGCAACGCTGGACAATAATGAACGATTTTGAACCAATAGTAAGATGGAAAAGGTAAATAGTTGAAGGGTAGTTTCAACccttttccatttttaaaattatctttttatcaGTTTTTTTGACCCTCACATGCCTTCAAGAGTGAACACATTCTCTATGCCATGTCAGCACTGAAGGGTATAATTATATTGCTTAAAAAtagttcaagggggtaataaGACCCCGTAAAATATAAGTGCGTAGTTGAGAAACTGGTTATAGGTTGAGGGGGCATTTAACTATTTTCTCCTCCTATCTATGGTGATGTCCATGGTAAACTACAACTTTGTCATACCCTGTCTAGCTACCtttttcaaatactttttcGCCCTACCACCAAAACCTCCTCTGGAACCACCAATAGCACACCTCTCACATCTCCGCGGGGGTATTTGTGCATCTCCTCCTTACGTGCTCCAACCATCTTACCCTGGTTTCCTACAACTTGTCCTCCATCGCGGCCTCTCCTACCTTGTCTTACATATCTTCATTGCTAATCTCATTTCTCCTAGTATGCCCACAGATCcaccacaacatcctcatttcCGCAGCTTTCATCTGTTGAGTTCTTGACTGGACAACACTCtgcacatacaacatagttGGTCTAACTACCACTCAGTAAAACTTGCTTTTAAATTTTGATGGCACATTTTCATCACACAATACTCTAGATGTGAGCCTCTATTTCATTTACCATGCACCAATATGATGTGTGCATCATCATAAATCTCCGTTTCTTGGATAATAGACCTAAGATACGTGAAACTTCGTTTATTTTGGATGGATTGTGCATGAAGCCTCATTTCCATGCCAGCCTTAGGCATTATGTCACTAAACTTGCATTCCACTATTTTGTCTTAGTTCTACTCAACCTGAACCCTTTAGACACCCGGGTCCGACTCCAAACCTCCAGTTTGTCATTTATTCCGTCGCggttctcatcaagcagaacgaTGTCAATAACATATACCATGAACCTCACCTTGGATTATCTTGGCTAAGAATTGATCATGGTGCAGCCCCATCACAATTGGAAGTGCTCCGAGTCTCCTCCGTTGTCCTTATCCGGGTCTTTAGATTTATTGCACATATCCTTGATCAACCTATTGTACACCACAAGAGATTTGAAAATAACACGAGAAGTATATAAGATTATCTGAATAAAGGGAAGTAATTAATTCAGTAACCTTAATTAAGCTAATCAAGttcaaaagtaacaaaaaaatgttactaattctttgtcaaaaaaaatttctctgtcaaaaaaaaaagtaacaaaaaaatgttACTAATTAGAGGTGTAAAATCATCTTCTGAGTTTCTATTAAGCTGGAGTTGTCGGGATCTTTTTCTTGAATCATATTAGGAGAAAATATgtgtaaatgaaaaataaaactagctatttgacatatttccttttcaatcatagtaaagagtaaaaaaataaaggtAGTCTGATGCACAAAACATACACAGGGTCCGGGGAAGGACTGCACCCCAAGGGGTGTGGTGTAAACATGCTACCCTGATGCAAGCATTAGTGGTTGCTTCTATGGCTCAAACTCGTACCTATAGGTCACACTTAAATAACTTTGCACCGTTTAGAGACTTCCCTTCCGAGTTAACATTACATTTGTAAACTAATTAAAAGCATTGTCATTTTCCATTGAACTCTTAAGGTTTCAGTCTTCCTTTAAAGAGTTGAAGAGATTGGAGTTCTCTCTTCCATTGAAGTAGAAGGTCTTGGTCTCCCTTTAACGAGCTGAATTCAGATTAAATAATCCTTTCAAAAAGATCCTATCAATtcacataatatgaaaatactaAAAGCTGACAATACACGTTGACACAGAGTCATAATgtgaaaacattaaataaacgTGACAATCCACATTAGAGTACACATGACACAGGCTCAAAATGTGAGAACATTAAGTTAATGTGACATACACGTGACATAGACTCATAATATGAGAGCATTACATTAATGTGACAATACACGTGAAAAAAAGACGCATGCATCTACTATAAATTACACTACCGTTCCTCTCAAAATTCCTCAGGCTTGTTCAGCcaaaacatctttttttttgcAATGGAAAAGAGGACCAGCAAGGGTAAGCAAAAGATTGAAATGGAACTGATGGAAGCAGAGGAAGCACGCGCTGCTACTTTCTCGAGAAGGATAAAACCTTGTTCAAGAAAGCGGGTGAGCTTTCAACTCTGACCGGGGCAGATGTTGTTGTTCTGCTCATTTCACCTAGTGGAAAACCATATTCctatggatccactagtataaAAGAAGTATTTCATAAATATCGTGAATTGAAATCAGCCGATCGTCAACGCGATCATGCTGATGTGGGAAAATGAAATGTCTCTGAGTCATTTGATGATCATCTGTCTCTTGCTGTTGGTAAATCAAGCAGTAAATGCCTTACAATATAAGTAGACTATTTAGTGTCAATTCTGTTCTAATTTTCATTCTaaaaatttcttgatttatattCAGAGCTTTCAACCAAATCAACATGCATGATGGATTGTGAAGCTGCTGATATTTTGCAAGGAATCCAAGAGAACATGGTGGTGTTGTCTGATGATCCAGCCATAAAACTACCTGTGTAAGGGAGTGCATGCTTGACATTCTAACAATTTTCTTGTCATGATATCCACTTTTCTTGTCTCTGTTGCTTCCTTCTTGTGGAAAACTAGTGATGAGAGTTAAGTTGTCTTGGGTTTGACTTTGTTTGCTACCAGTTCATTTGACAGGGGATTGGCATATGGTCAAAGGATCAGGCTTTATGATAATCCCCAGGCTGTTGAACAAATACTTGGGTATCCTTGaccttttattatttaaaaaaatagaactttttTGTGGCTTGTTATAATTGTCCCTTGAAAATTTTCTAGTGCTGGTTTTCACTTAACTCAGATCAGGCCTCTAAAACAGCATGGCGTTTCTGATGGGGAGGTATTGAATTTCGACCTGTTTATACTTTGATCTTTTACATGTGAGgcaatgttttcatattttattgttgTATGGATGCAGCTTTGCATGATTGCCAACTTTCCCTTGGAATCTGTTGATGAAGTGTTTGCTTTTGTTCCCTCATTTAAGGTATGGACTGTACTGTTCTGGATATTGTTTTTGTTCTAATGACATGCTACACAAAGCTTTGCAAGTGTAAATCTGGCATATCAAGAGTCCATCCTCCCAAATTTTCAGATCTGACAGATAGAAATGAATACATTTGGTTATTGAGGTTGCTTCCAACTGCTGCTATTAAGTGAATTTTAAGTTTGACTAGACAGGACCATAAAAgctataattaatttttgaaata includes:
- the LOC107016091 gene encoding DNA-directed RNA polymerases IV and V subunit 4-like; the encoded protein is MMDCEAADILQGIQENMVVLSDDPAIKLPVSFDRGLAYGQRIRLYDNPQAVEQILGPLKQHGVSDGELCMIANFPLESVDEVFAFVPSFKNRKSKLRVPLENVLAELTKLRKAA